In Setaria viridis chromosome 5, Setaria_viridis_v4.0, whole genome shotgun sequence, the genomic stretch gaattttttcgGGGCATGGTTCAGATTTGTCCTTTCTTTGAATTTTTGTACCATTTCTTTGTAACCCCTTGTATTCATCTTCCCACCTGGGCAATTCCCTAGCCTCAATTGCTCGACAGCTAGTTCACAAAAGATACCGGTGTTTGTTTCGCTCCAATTTGCCTTGTCATACTTGTTCTAACACATAACATGGGAAGGTAAATATAGCTCAAATTGTTCTGTTCTAACACACATGACCATGGAAAGGTAGCTAAGCTAAGGATGCTTACAGAAGGTTTGgagtcatcatcttcatcatccatcTCTTCTTCATCCACCGTGTTCGTGAATGATGGAAAGGCCGCACCACCTGAATAAGATGTGCCACATCTGCAGCCACTGACTTGAGATAACCTTCCCCGTACTGTTGGACGGAGGGGAGGACTTGCACCTACAGTTTTCAAAATATGATCCAAACAGTAAGCACACACTTTAATAGATCATGATTGTCGCACACActttatggaaaaaaaattagatcagGGCTGAGTTTGAAGTCTACATTGAGTCAAATAACTAAATTGTATCAAATAACTAAATCAGAATTGAACATTAGAATTGCACACACTCCTAACATTAGAATTGCACACACTTCATGAAAATGAAATCAAATCAGGACTGAGTTTATAAATTGATTCAAATGACTAAATTGTTTCAAATAACTATTTAGAATTGAACATGCCTAAATTGTTTCAAGGCTCCCAACATTAGAATTGCACAACACATGACATCTACAACATGTCTACAAACAACTAAATTATTTCAAGTCTCCCAACAGTAGCATTGGACAACACATGCACAACATATCTACAAGTCTCCCATACAAATGAACCATACCATAATCATAATGAAGGATATTCAGTGATGCAATCAGGAAAGAATGTCAACCTGCGGGCGGCGAATGTGAAGCACTGACATTCTTTCCACAGGCACGGCGACTACCTCGTGTAGCACTCCTTCCCCGGCCGATCGGAACACCACTTGCGCTTTAACGGGGAGGTTGAAACAAGCCTAGTCTCCCGCCATCGCCACGCCCTCTTCCACGATCGAGTAATGCTGAGTACTCATCAATGTAGGGGAATTCCTCTTGCTGCGAGTTGAGATCAAGATTCTCCATCCCAACCCTCCCCAATGATACACTAGGAGCTGCCCCGTGCGTGAGGCGGCCATTGGGACAGGAGCTCCAACTCATCGGGGTCGGGGACACCAGGGGGTTGAGGGAAGGATGGACCTGCCGAGGATGAGACCCCATGCGAAAAAAAAATCACGGTAACCGTCCATGATTTTGGGTTTGGGGCTGGGTTGCGGAACACGGACGACGGCAGATCGAGATGTGGCTGGAGGACCACGGTCGGCGGCGGATCGAGATGTGGCTGGAGGacctcggccggcggcggatggaGATTCACTTGGATCGGGATTGAACAGGGGGTGGGGTGGCTTGGATGTGCAAGGCCTGTCGGTGGCATGGATGCGCAAGGGGGCGGTGCCTTGGATGTGCAAGGGGCCATCGCTGGCTTCGAAGCATAGGGCCTGTCGGCGGCGTGGGTGCGCAAGGGGGGCGGCAGCAAGCGAAGATGAAtagtgagggggcggcggtggcggggactatgcaggggtgggcggcggcgggtaagGTGATGTGGCAGGGCTGTCGTCGGCGAGACAGAGGGATGGCACAGGGGCGGAGGGAGTGCAAACGACCAGAGAAGAGATGGCGCAGGGGCGCTGACGGAGGGATGGCgtaggggcgccgccgccagggatgGCGCACGGGACGCAGGGGAGCGGGATCTGGGGGAGAaaatgagagagagaaaggggatctGGGGGGAGAGTGCGaatggggagagagagaaagggggagtAAATGAGGGTAGGGGGAAGATCACCTTTTAGTTCTCATAAGCATCTCTTGTGTTGCTTATGGACTAAAAATAGGCAAtcccataagcaacccaataagcaagggtgattggtttcataagcaaataagttgcttattttaagttgcttatgcataagcaactcaaaccaaacagggtCTAAAATAGTTATTTACATACGAAttagtgaacacattattttgttacgagcaatttgcatttAAACATAccggtatttcttacacagcctgcagtttcacagctgctctaaccaaacagtcttctgcttttcccacagctgctttttTTACAGCACACAGCTTACAGCAGCTTTTTCAAAAGCCacaacccaaccaaacacaccctatatCTTAAACGTTTGTCAGTTCCTCGTACTAGTCTCCCTTACATCCTCGAGAAGGAATATGCACCGGAGGGTTAGAAATAAAATATAAGAAGAAAATATGAAAGAAATatattgaaaagaaaaatgaaacaaaagataagaataaaaggaaagaaagaaaaaaggtacGGCTCGACCTTTTGCTGGCCACCGCAAGCAACTTATTACTGTACTACTAACTCCatcccaaaaagaaaaaaaaagtgtggcTCGACCTTTGGCAAAATGCTTGCCGTGCGCCAATAGCACTTTTTTTCCGAGCTTTCGTGGGCCGAAATCACCCCCACGGGCCCGTCAATTGTCTTTGGGTTTTCAAGCGACACATCATAACCGCTGCCCCTACCCACCAgtccaccagaccaccacccAGGTAGCCGCGAAACCCAGCCCCAGAAACGACCGGACGGTCAAATTTCAGCTGCCGCGTCTTcaaccggcggcgccgccgcgtggcgGGCGGGGCTTCGCTtctgcgccgccacccgcccccTCGTCGGTTTTTTCCACTAGAAAACTGGAGCCCGGCATGCGGACAGCGAAGGGAAACACCTGCCAAACGCGACTTTTCGTGCCCGACGCGCGTGGACGGTTTCCTCCATGGCGTCGCATGGTATCAGCCGTCGTACCAAGAGGAGACTAGATAAGGGAAACTGGGAAGGGGAGAGGGAGAAAGCAAGGTCGCCATACGCTGGTACGTTCTGTGTTCGTATGTGGTATGGCTGTTTCTCTATGGCGCTTTTCTGCAGATTGCTCATGGTCGTGTCGTCTGTAGCCGCGCCgcaggaggaggggaaggggaggagagcACCGCGGAGCCAAAGCGGTGGATCCTTTTGCAAATAGCTTGGTCGAAGGTTTGAATTTCACTTCTCGCCTCTTCGGCATCTAGTTGTCGTGATCAACTCCCAAGCGGATTTGTCTAGAGCTGGGGACGGCAAAGCGTCGAGCACCTGGCGTGCGTCCCTGTGTCACCGGTCAGATGGTTCATGTCCTGGTTGTGGTGGGACGGGTTGCCAACAAATCAATAATTAGTTTCTTGCTTCTTCTCCTTGCTCCttgaaaattaaaatgaccGCTTAATGTGGTGCTTGCAGCATTAGGCCCGTCTATGCTACTGCAGTAGCAACTGCGCTGATCCCAGCCCGGTTTTGACATGTTATTCTGTCTGCTTCCTTCtcaccctctttttttttttataggctGTCTCATCCTCTTAGTTGTCTATGCCTATGATGCTTCTGAACATGCCTCAGGAGCATCCGAGGAATTATGACATTGATTATCAAGCTATGGGCGAAATAATAATTATTATTCTATACTTACTTCAGCTAACAAGCATTGAGTCAAGCTGCACAACTATTTTCGCATGACATAAAATTCTATAACTTTGTAGGCCCTAATGAAGCCGTACCTCCTGTctgctagttttttttaatcacAAAGCGATAATTAGATAAGTGCAATGGTAGTCTTTGGTACCTCTCAGATATTAGAAAAACCAAGATCGTTGTATAAATGTTTAGTTGCTTTGATGAACGTGCATTTTGTTTCTCTAATTTATTTAGTGGTTGtcgtaaaaaaaaattgaaagacACTGTAAATTTATTTAGCCAGTTCACAATTTCAGGACTCAAGAGAATATGCCAGCACCAGCCGCACCCATTCGTCTGGGAGCTCCGACTCCCTATATAACATCTCATGGATCCAAAGTTGCGCGGCTACACATGTATGACTGGATTGTGCTAGTTCTTCTAGCTGTATTAGATGGAATTCTTAATATAATAGAACCATTCCATCGATTTGTCGGATCAGACATGATGACAGATCTCAGATACCCAATGAAGGACAACACAGTGCCATTTTGGGCTGTGCCGGTATATACTGTTCTCTTTTAGTTTAATGCTACCCTGTCAATTCCCATGAACTTCTTAGGTAACTTATCTTCAAATTATGCTTGTTCAGATAATTGGAATCATTGGGCCTATGATCATCATCACTGCGATATACTTTAAGCAGAGGAATGTATATGATCTGCATCATGCTATACTAGGTACGCCCTTTTTTTTGCATGATTTGTGGTGCTAGTTTGTCCATTTATAACTTATTCTGATATCTAGCATGTCCTACCAGGTCTCCTATTTTCGGTTCTTATCACTGCCGTTTTAACTGATGCAATCAAGGATGGTGTTGGGCGACCACGTCCAGATTTCTTCTGGCGCTGCTTCCCTGATGGAAAACCTGTAAAATTCTTAAACCTTTAGTCACACCTTAATGATAACTCACTTGCAGCCCTTGTGCAATTACATTCCATCTAAATTATATAAGAAAGCTTACAAATTTACTTATCCTTTAGGACTATAACAACTTCACTACAGGCGCCATATGCCATGGTAAGGCAAGTGTTATCAAAGAAGGTCATAAGAGCTTTCCAAGTGGTCATACTTCATGTAAGTGGCATTATTCTTACAAATAGAAGGACATGGCATTTATTTTTTGGCGCACTCGTTCCCTTCTTGGTAgttaatgaataaaaaaatcggccgatggggGAACACCGCCCCGCCGGTTTTCATAAGCAGAGAAGACGCCAGCCATACCGGCCAAGAAAACCCTCGAACCCCTATATGGCCGCACCGTAATGTGAGCTTACCACAACCTTGGTGGGGACCACTACAACTACCCCTGAGGGTATCTTTTTAAGCGGTCCTCCACGGGGTAGTCGAGCCTAGGACCTTGGGGTGCTACTAGAGCACTGCAACCATTGAACTACAGGCCCTTTCGCAGTTTAATGAATACAATTCATCCCTCTTTTTCTAGGCTTTAGTCTTTGTTGTGGCTAATGTTGGATATTTCTTAATCAGCTTATAGCATGGGATACGACATTTCATACATTCTTTTACACTatctttttttatcatgttgtCAAATGTCAAGTTACAAATACAATGATGTTCTTTACATTTCTATCTGTCCGTGTGATCCTTTTAGCCCTTTATGCCAAAATTACTGCTGCTTTCACTCTTCCATTGACTCATAGAGGATATGAATCGTAAGTTGTGTTCATTTATGATTGCCTCTGCAGCCTGACACAAAAGATTGTTACAGCAAATGGTAGTGTGAATTACCTTGATAATGTAAAATGTATAGTATAGTACTGATAATTAGTCGTATAAGGATATTCTGCATATTTTAACAAATTGGCAATTTATTTGTCAAAGCTTGCCTGTTCTACCTATGCACTTTACTACTTTGGCTGTTCTAGAAATACTATGGCATCTATCATCCGTTGCTGGTAGTAATGCTGCTCCATTTTGTTCCCTTAAGCCAAACTGCCTTGATCTGTTTCTCGGTTCATATTTACCTCCTAGTCCTTACTAGTACACAATCTCATGGAGGTTCAGTTAGTATTTTGTAGCAGAAACTATTTCTCTCTTTCGAGTCTAGAATATATGAGCTTTTCATTCCAGCTATTATTGTTGGTGGATTACTAACAGATTTATGCTTATTTAGGGTCTTTTGCTGGCCTTGGATTTCTTTCATGGTATCTAGCTGGTAAAATCAAAGTCTTCGATCGTAGAGGACATGTTGCAAAACTGTGCATTGTCCTTTCGCCTCTGCTTCTTGCAGCCTTAGTGGCAGTTTCTCGAGTTGATGACTATTGGCATCATTGGCAAGATGTATGCACTGGTGGATTGCTTGGTAGGTCTTGAGTAACACCTCTCCCTTTTTCCTTAACACTAACCGCAAATAAATGGAAATTATTTGTACATACGATTTTTGAAAGATTTACTTATTGTTAAAACTGTGCAGGGCTGACAGTTGCTTCCATTTGCTACCTGCAGTTTTTTCCACTACCATCTGATGAAAATGGTATGCTTCTAACTCTATCTTCAATAAATTGTGCTTCCAACATTCTGTTCATCTTTGCTGATCTCAGATTAAATTAAGCACTTGGTTGTTGGTGTCTATTCTGATCTCAACTTCAGAAAAACTTGAATTTGTTTCTcagattgaaaaaaaatgttgaatgaaGCTTGAACTTGAAAGATAAAAATGTAGGGTTTATGTGGGATTTCCAAGGTACCATACATTTAGTGAGTGGTGACAAGCATGTTCTTTACTTAAATCATCACCCAACGCTTATGAAAGGAAGAATTTTGCTATTTACAAACAAAACACTTTGCAGTTACAACTTTCATAAAATTAGTCTAccagcagaaaaaaaaacttgcaccTAGGACCTTTTATTCTCCCCTTCATGTTCTTATCTCTTCCAGCCTTGGACAGTTGTGTGTAGCATCTACCATCTAGCATGTTCCTGCTTTGGCAGCGTCATGAATATAGAGAGACTGACAATGGTGCTACGGCAGCACTGCTGTCAATAAGAGGGCCTCTGGCTGTGGCAGGCTGTGTGGGAAGAGGACCAGTACCAAGTACCAACAGATAGATATGTTGGCAAGGATCGTGCATGGAAATAGCAAAATAGGACATGGTGCATTCATGTGTGGCCATCATGTTTCACGCCTGCTTGGGAAATAGGACACCGTGCAGTGTCATGCGGATGTGGCCCTGATGTAGCTGCCATCAGTCCTCTCTCAATGATGGCTGCAGCCTTGGTCTTCGACAATTGTTTTGGTTTTAAATCCTGCCATTGCTAGTCCTCTGCGTGGCAGTACTGTGATTGCAACTTGGCAAGGAGAGAAGAAAGGTTTAGGTGAAGGACCAAGAACAAAAAATTCACTAAACTAGGACTAAGAATACCGTGCACAGCGATACTCCAATAATAAGTGTGAAAATAAACAgccattcaaagaaaaagatagctCAAACGAAGTTTTCAACTTTTCATGCCCTCTAGTGCTTAATCTAATACGTGCTGTTTGCTGCCATGAATCCATGATCAACCAAGGATACCCTTCTCAAACTTTGTCGGAAACTTGTATCGATCACGCATTATTTTCATACTGAGAATTCTTACAACTTATAAGAATTGAACCCTTGATAGAGTGGGTAAAACATTAACATTTTGGAAAAAACGGTGATATCAGGATACTAGAATATTATGTGTGTTTTTTTCTGTATTAGGAAACTGCAAGTGTCATCTGCATATATTTGTCAGGATTGATTGTTAAAAGTTAACTTAAGCCTTGTTCAATGGGCAGGATTGTGGCCTCACGCATATTTCCGGCACATGCTTGAACCCGGCGGTGAGAATCAAGTGCAACCCACATCCATGAGCCGCCGTAACTCCCTTCAAAATGGTTCCTTTCACGGTCATGATGCAGTGGAAATGAGGAGCACGAGCCAAGTATTGGATTCCATGGAAGCTGGCCAGAGAGAACAATGACGGAATACTAACATCAATTAGAGTGTTTGTATTATAGTGCTTAGAATAGCATCATTTTGTTCTCTGTTTCTGATGTAACTTCCAGACCACTGAATATATAGAGCACACGTCTCATGTGGGGATTGGAGACGGGATATGCTTCTGTCATATGAACACAATCAAATCGCTCACCTTTTGGAACATGTATTTGCTTGGATGTCGATGCACCATAGATCATAAAGAAGCATGAGCTTAACA encodes the following:
- the LOC117854461 gene encoding lipid phosphate phosphatase 2 encodes the protein MPAPAAPIRLGAPTPYITSHGSKVARLHMYDWIVLVLLAVLDGILNIIEPFHRFVGSDMMTDLRYPMKDNTVPFWAVPIIGIIGPMIIITAIYFKQRNVYDLHHAILGLLFSVLITAVLTDAIKDGVGRPRPDFFWRCFPDGKPDYNNFTTGAICHGKASVIKEGHKSFPSGHTSWSFAGLGFLSWYLAGKIKVFDRRGHVAKLCIVLSPLLLAALVAVSRVDDYWHHWQDVCTGGLLGLTVASICYLQFFPLPSDENGLWPHAYFRHMLEPGGENQVQPTSMSRRNSLQNGSFHGHDAVEMRSTSQVLDSMEAGQREQ